In one Chitinophaga sancti genomic region, the following are encoded:
- a CDS encoding response regulator transcription factor gives MKVLIIEDEKNLSDSICQYLADENFLCEVADTFDTAMEKISLYDYMCIILDINLPGGSGLELLRELKRNNKNDGVLIISARNSLDDKVYGLKAGADDYLSKPFHLPELSARVAAIIRRKSFNGNTIIVFEELQLNLGDKTAIVNERAIDLTRKEYDLLLYFISNKNKVISKSAIAEHICGDEMDLSGSYDFLYSHIKNLRRKLVQSGCPDYIKSVYGMGYKLSLS, from the coding sequence ATGAAAGTATTAATTATAGAGGACGAGAAAAATCTTTCAGATAGCATTTGCCAGTACCTGGCTGATGAGAACTTCCTTTGCGAGGTCGCCGATACCTTCGATACGGCCATGGAAAAAATATCCCTGTATGATTACATGTGCATTATCCTGGACATTAATCTGCCTGGTGGTAGTGGGCTCGAGTTATTGAGAGAATTGAAAAGGAATAATAAGAACGATGGAGTGCTGATCATCTCTGCCAGGAATTCCCTGGATGATAAGGTATATGGTCTTAAAGCCGGGGCGGATGACTATCTCTCCAAGCCTTTTCACCTGCCGGAATTGTCGGCCCGTGTAGCTGCCATTATCAGGCGAAAATCATTCAATGGCAATACTATCATCGTTTTCGAAGAGCTGCAATTAAACCTGGGTGATAAAACCGCGATTGTCAATGAAAGGGCGATCGACCTGACGAGAAAGGAATACGATCTCTTATTATATTTTATCAGCAACAAGAATAAGGTGATCAGTAAGAGCGCGATTGCAGAACATATCTGTGGAGATGAAATGGATCTCTCCGGCAGTTATGATTTCCTGTACAGTCATATTAAGAACCTGCGCAGGAAACTCGTGCAGTCAGGCTGCCCCGATTACATCAAGTCCGTATATGGTATGGGCTACAAATTATCCCTTTCATGA
- a CDS encoding PNPOx family protein, producing MNQESIIWNYIRSNHVLSLTGYHNGDIWAANMFYAVDYERKRLLFMTSEINTRHGAMMLANSHVVGTVSDQTRDVAQLKGLQYAGKVTIVNTKDAMDIYMQQFPMAKQHQETLWMITFTELKLTDNSAGFGTKYTWNIE from the coding sequence ATGAATCAGGAATCAATTATCTGGAACTATATTCGTTCCAACCATGTACTGAGTTTGACAGGATATCACAACGGGGATATCTGGGCCGCCAATATGTTCTATGCGGTGGACTATGAGCGGAAAAGACTGCTGTTCATGACTTCTGAGATAAATACGAGACATGGTGCCATGATGCTGGCAAACAGCCATGTAGTAGGCACGGTAAGTGATCAGACCCGCGACGTGGCACAGTTAAAAGGATTGCAGTATGCAGGTAAGGTGACCATTGTGAACACGAAGGATGCAATGGATATTTATATGCAACAGTTCCCTATGGCAAAACAACACCAGGAAACACTGTGGATGATCACTTTTACAGAATTGAAACTAACAGACAACTCTGCTGGCTTTGGTACCAAATACACCTGGAACATTGAATAA
- a CDS encoding response regulator transcription factor codes for MNISRHTDLSVCLHTATTIAAQSFMQQQPHLLLLGMPPDTQQRMEEIQLLKSMQPAMLLVVMTPDENPQVIQRAFEKGADGYLLKTDLFHNINRKLVHMLEYDQPVVSQQLFRYMLYRNRPEKPLSSSNLTRKEKEITDLVLEGLPYKTIAAQLNLSLNTIQYHMKNIFFKLGIKTKSELFKMYYHQT; via the coding sequence ATGAACATCTCAAGACACACAGATCTTTCCGTATGTTTACACACCGCAACAACAATCGCTGCACAAAGTTTTATGCAGCAACAACCCCATCTCTTACTACTGGGCATGCCGCCGGACACCCAACAGCGTATGGAAGAGATCCAGCTTTTGAAGTCTATGCAACCAGCTATGCTGCTGGTAGTGATGACACCTGATGAAAATCCGCAGGTGATACAACGTGCTTTTGAAAAAGGCGCGGATGGTTACCTGCTGAAAACGGACCTGTTCCACAACATCAACCGAAAACTGGTGCATATGCTGGAGTATGATCAACCAGTGGTCAGTCAGCAGCTTTTCAGGTATATGCTTTACCGTAACAGACCGGAAAAGCCATTATCCAGCTCCAACCTGACCAGAAAAGAAAAAGAGATCACCGATCTTGTATTGGAAGGGCTACCGTATAAAACGATCGCGGCACAATTGAATTTAAGTCTCAATACAATTCAATACCACATGAAGAACATATTCTTCAAACTGGGTATTAAAACCAAATCTGAACTCTTCAAAATGTATTATCACCAAACCTGA
- a CDS encoding RagB/SusD family nutrient uptake outer membrane protein — MNKLTYILLAGVLLASCSKTSLELTNPNQITTETYWKTEDDVKSALAATYALFKNVDGGFWGVRGVELSNGRGDDFFIRNDVPYLYQLSTFTNTPDNSASTNVWNVAYRAIFRANQILVHIDGVSGLSAEAKKAYIAEAKFIRGLNEYVLVINFGDVPLRTTIPASTAEYFVAKSPAADVWAQVIKDFSEAAADLPMSYDNANRGRATKGAALGFLGKSYVYTKDWAKAESTLKQLTTAPFSYQLLANYGDNFTAANDNNAESLFEIQVQDVGGTNPWAGENANEGLGVTTAQEFAPSEASGWFEVAPTDKLFNEFQQEKTTSGDFDSRMYATLFWDYPGAVFYKKPFSAYTLPFGFKSYYKKYQNYNQAEELTGSSGASDDMSDINEKAMRYADVLLLLAESVTMQGRPADAVPYVTAIRNRAGLPALAAGLDQANMMKEIRHQRFLEFAREGQRFYDLQRWGILKNEIANSDKVGKLYFVSPKHEFFPIPQDEINSNPEMIQNSNW; from the coding sequence ATGAATAAGCTAACATATATTCTTCTTGCAGGTGTGCTCCTGGCCAGCTGTTCGAAGACATCACTGGAACTGACCAATCCAAATCAAATTACTACGGAGACTTACTGGAAAACAGAAGATGATGTAAAAAGCGCGCTGGCAGCCACTTATGCCCTGTTTAAAAACGTGGACGGAGGATTCTGGGGCGTAAGAGGCGTAGAACTTTCCAATGGCAGAGGGGATGATTTCTTTATCAGGAATGATGTGCCTTACCTGTACCAGTTATCGACCTTCACGAATACGCCGGACAATTCAGCGTCTACGAATGTATGGAATGTAGCCTACCGTGCTATTTTCCGTGCCAACCAGATATTGGTGCATATCGATGGTGTAAGCGGACTTTCTGCGGAGGCAAAGAAAGCATACATCGCCGAAGCAAAATTCATCCGGGGATTGAATGAATACGTGCTTGTGATCAATTTCGGCGATGTGCCGCTACGTACCACGATCCCGGCATCTACGGCGGAATATTTCGTGGCCAAGTCGCCCGCTGCCGATGTATGGGCACAGGTGATCAAAGACTTCTCCGAAGCAGCAGCAGATCTGCCGATGAGTTATGATAACGCCAATCGTGGCCGTGCAACGAAGGGTGCAGCACTGGGTTTCCTGGGTAAATCGTATGTATATACGAAAGACTGGGCCAAGGCAGAGAGTACTTTGAAACAACTGACCACGGCACCTTTTAGCTACCAGTTGCTGGCGAACTATGGCGATAATTTTACAGCGGCCAATGATAATAATGCGGAATCATTATTTGAAATACAGGTACAGGATGTAGGAGGTACCAATCCATGGGCGGGTGAAAATGCCAATGAGGGACTGGGGGTGACGACAGCCCAGGAGTTTGCGCCATCAGAGGCCAGTGGCTGGTTTGAAGTGGCGCCGACTGACAAGCTCTTTAATGAGTTTCAGCAGGAGAAAACCACCAGTGGTGATTTTGATTCCAGGATGTATGCCACCTTATTCTGGGATTACCCGGGAGCGGTATTTTACAAGAAGCCGTTTTCTGCCTATACGCTGCCTTTCGGATTTAAGTCTTATTATAAGAAATACCAGAACTATAACCAGGCGGAGGAACTGACGGGGAGCAGCGGCGCATCGGACGATATGTCTGACATCAATGAAAAGGCGATGCGCTATGCAGATGTATTGTTATTGCTGGCAGAAAGTGTAACGATGCAGGGCAGACCGGCGGATGCGGTTCCTTATGTTACGGCGATCAGGAACAGGGCGGGATTGCCCGCATTGGCGGCAGGCCTGGACCAGGCAAACATGATGAAAGAGATCCGGCACCAGCGATTTTTGGAATTTGCCCGGGAAGGACAGCGTTTTTATGATTTACAACGCTGGGGAATACTGAAAAATGAGATTGCGAATAGTGACAAGGTGGGTAAGTTGTACTTTGTATCACCGAAGCATGAGTTCTTCCCGATCCCACAGGACGAGATCAATTCAAACCCGGAGATGATACAGAACAGTAACTGGTAA
- a CDS encoding RNA polymerase sigma-70 factor, whose protein sequence is MQHFSDSELLTSMARGDEAAFTEIYHRYWQQLLAIAWKHTYDESSAKEIVQEVLIKLWDRRESLEIRELSHYLATAIKFSVFKHYHQQQRRKNILHSIFRSTHNADEEKIYARLLDDYINGIVEKLPEKCRQVYKLSRVEGKSNQQIAGAMNISEKTAEAHLTKALRTIRLNLRHINMLFFI, encoded by the coding sequence ATGCAACATTTCAGTGACAGTGAGCTACTCACCTCCATGGCAAGGGGGGATGAGGCTGCTTTTACTGAAATATACCACCGGTACTGGCAGCAGTTGCTGGCCATTGCCTGGAAGCATACCTATGATGAATCTTCTGCCAAGGAGATTGTGCAGGAGGTACTGATTAAGCTCTGGGACAGGCGGGAAAGCCTGGAAATCAGGGAGCTCTCCCACTACCTGGCTACGGCCATTAAGTTTTCCGTATTCAAGCATTACCACCAGCAACAGCGCCGGAAGAATATCCTGCACAGCATATTCCGCTCCACACACAATGCGGATGAGGAGAAGATCTATGCCCGTTTGCTGGACGATTATATCAATGGGATTGTAGAAAAACTGCCTGAAAAATGCAGGCAGGTGTATAAACTGAGTCGTGTGGAGGGGAAAAGTAACCAGCAGATAGCTGGTGCGATGAATATTTCAGAAAAGACTGCGGAGGCACATCTTACGAAAGCCCTGCGTACCATTCGCCTCAACCTGCGGCATATTAATATGCTGTTTTTCATTTAA
- a CDS encoding sensor histidine kinase, with translation MKLLTRYNRINLLSTIAIFLLSGIAFFFALHLTLLKQMDEDLRIEQREITNYVAIHGKLFTPVEVKDQETIIEKAGKPYEKEKFKTVKASNNENYRQLCFAIQVGDEWYNIKVRKSLEATEHITQTVFTITFCTILLVLLLTVLINSTILKKLWQPFYSSLHLLQRFKVNNGEPLILPSSTIDEFAFMNSILERTTSKAIQDYERLKEFTENASHELQTPLSIIRSKLEMMMQGENLTEYQFDALQSASEALDRLARMNQSLLLLTKIENEQFTYKSIVDLTQIVKQKAAQFNEIWQDKSLNISLDVQPIQLHTNKELIELLLNNLFSNATRHNYENGHIHITLKQHRLCISNTGHPAALNRKHLFQRFYNPSNSSTSNGLGLAVIQQICTASGFNVAYDFEDGLHIFTITFTV, from the coding sequence ATGAAACTCCTGACCCGGTATAACCGCATCAACCTGCTTTCTACGATTGCGATCTTTCTATTGTCGGGTATTGCCTTCTTCTTTGCCCTTCACCTGACCTTATTAAAACAAATGGATGAAGACCTGCGGATTGAACAACGGGAGATCACCAATTATGTAGCCATTCATGGGAAACTTTTTACGCCGGTGGAAGTGAAGGACCAGGAGACCATCATCGAGAAAGCAGGCAAACCCTATGAAAAAGAAAAATTCAAAACGGTCAAAGCCAGCAATAATGAGAACTACCGGCAATTATGCTTTGCCATACAGGTAGGCGATGAATGGTATAATATAAAGGTGCGGAAATCGCTGGAGGCGACAGAGCACATCACCCAAACCGTATTTACGATTACTTTTTGTACCATCTTACTGGTACTGCTACTGACAGTATTGATTAACAGTACCATTCTTAAAAAACTCTGGCAACCGTTTTACAGCTCCCTCCATCTATTGCAACGCTTCAAAGTGAATAACGGGGAGCCCCTAATCCTTCCATCCAGCACGATCGATGAATTTGCTTTTATGAACAGCATCCTGGAACGCACTACTTCCAAGGCCATCCAGGATTATGAAAGATTGAAAGAATTTACCGAGAATGCTTCCCATGAATTACAGACACCGCTTTCGATCATCCGGTCTAAACTGGAAATGATGATGCAGGGAGAGAACCTGACGGAGTACCAGTTTGATGCATTGCAAAGTGCCTCTGAAGCACTTGACCGCCTGGCACGCATGAACCAGTCACTCCTGTTGCTGACAAAAATAGAAAACGAACAGTTTACCTATAAATCGATCGTGGACCTGACGCAGATTGTAAAACAGAAAGCGGCCCAGTTCAATGAGATCTGGCAGGATAAATCACTGAATATCTCGCTGGACGTGCAGCCCATACAGTTACATACCAATAAGGAGCTGATAGAACTATTGCTCAATAACCTGTTCAGTAATGCAACCCGTCATAATTATGAAAACGGGCATATTCATATTACCTTAAAACAGCACCGGCTTTGTATTTCAAATACGGGTCATCCAGCGGCACTGAACCGGAAGCATTTGTTCCAGCGGTTTTATAACCCGTCAAACAGTAGTACCAGTAATGGGCTTGGACTGGCCGTGATACAACAGATATGTACGGCCTCCGGTTTTAATGTGGCCTATGATTTTGAAGACGGCTTACATATATTTACAATTACCTTTACGGTATAA
- a CDS encoding SusC/RagA family TonB-linked outer membrane protein → MTNSPLRLTRRKTPILFMLLLFPFLASAQKKITGQVTDAETNNPVFKAAVMIKGSQKGTYTDEKGQYTIDAPAGSTLLFTSMEYELSEIAVGNTTTINVSLKPKVSGLNEVVVIGYGTVKRKDLTGAIASIKAADIKTEGVSNIGRSLQGKLPGVSVESAGGDPGSGTRILIRGVGTLNNANPLYLVDGVQVANINNIAPGDIESMDVLKDASAAAIYGSRAANGVVLVTTRNGKAGKPAFNFRTNLGAQTLAKKYEVLNAEEWATVSNAAHDAGNGGAGLPRLDIAANPSSLGAGTDWQKAIYKTAPIQQYYLSASGGSDFSRYSVSGEYTDQRGIVDMTGYKRYGVRAKTESTKGIIKFGQTFLATREKWNQMSTGWGGQGGNAVGSAMKMIPVYQIYDANAIGGYSGPSGSVVNIPNPVAILHLEDVSYELTSFLANAYAEVAILPYLKYRFNLGYTTSFGTTDDYVRRHVAGDLFQQKTNDMSRVQERNQLVLLENTLNFNRDFGKHSIQALAGYSYQKTRYNYNRMAKTNLPDGIKELDAASGTATVGGNSAESVLLSTLGRVIYTYDNRYLLTASFRRDGSSRFAASNRYGNFPSVAVGWNIHNEHFWHVDPKIVSALKLRASYGILGNQEIGDYQYSAAIASNINYVLGATQQKWFGAIQTAYASPNIKWENTATTNLGVDVSFLKGALNASVDYFFKKTTDVLLNVPIPGSAGASTSPVVNAGTIQNKGIELGMNYTNHIGAFNYNIYGTISAVKNKVIELGTGTQQIFGGQPTHHGASSTLTEAGGEVTGFYLIKAEGIFQSQEEVNAYKDKNGKLIQPYAAPGDIKFLDANGDGIISSADRVHLGSPFPDFEYGIGFNVSAHHFDLNVYLQGVSGNKIYNGVRQDMEGMNLEYNYAKTTLQAWTPAHHTDMPRAVIDDPNLNSQTSSRFLESGSYLRMKTLQLGYTVPDFINAKLHTTSLRAYVSADNLFTITKYKGFNPDLGRTGTILDRGVDYGHVAYPLARVLSAGIQLSF, encoded by the coding sequence ATGACAAACAGCCCGCTGCGCCTGACCCGGCGCAAAACTCCTATTCTATTTATGCTGTTGCTCTTTCCCTTTCTGGCCAGTGCCCAGAAGAAGATCACAGGCCAGGTGACTGACGCCGAAACAAACAACCCGGTATTCAAAGCAGCCGTCATGATCAAAGGCTCGCAAAAAGGCACCTACACCGACGAGAAAGGCCAGTATACCATCGATGCACCCGCAGGCAGCACCCTGCTCTTTACCTCGATGGAATACGAATTGTCCGAAATAGCTGTAGGCAACACGACCACTATCAATGTATCCCTCAAACCCAAAGTCTCGGGCTTGAATGAAGTGGTGGTCATTGGCTATGGTACCGTGAAAAGGAAAGACCTCACCGGTGCCATCGCGTCTATCAAGGCCGCTGATATCAAAACTGAGGGCGTAAGCAACATTGGCCGCTCCCTGCAGGGTAAACTCCCCGGGGTAAGCGTAGAATCGGCCGGTGGCGATCCCGGTTCCGGTACCCGTATCCTTATCAGGGGCGTAGGTACCCTCAATAATGCAAACCCGCTCTACCTCGTGGATGGCGTGCAGGTAGCCAATATCAACAACATTGCCCCCGGTGATATTGAAAGTATGGATGTGCTCAAAGATGCCTCGGCCGCTGCGATCTATGGTTCCCGTGCGGCCAACGGTGTCGTGCTGGTGACCACCCGGAACGGTAAAGCAGGCAAACCTGCCTTCAATTTCAGAACCAATCTTGGCGCTCAGACCCTGGCAAAAAAATACGAAGTGCTCAATGCAGAAGAATGGGCAACCGTGAGCAATGCAGCACACGACGCCGGCAATGGTGGCGCAGGCCTTCCACGGCTCGATATAGCCGCTAATCCGTCCTCCCTGGGCGCTGGTACTGACTGGCAGAAAGCCATCTACAAAACGGCTCCTATTCAACAATATTACCTGAGCGCATCCGGCGGTTCAGATTTCTCCCGCTACAGCGTATCCGGTGAATACACCGACCAGCGGGGTATTGTAGACATGACCGGTTATAAACGCTACGGTGTACGCGCAAAAACAGAATCAACCAAAGGCATCATTAAATTTGGCCAGACCTTTCTCGCTACCCGCGAAAAATGGAACCAGATGAGCACCGGCTGGGGTGGCCAGGGAGGTAATGCCGTAGGCTCCGCCATGAAGATGATCCCCGTGTACCAGATCTATGATGCAAACGCCATTGGTGGCTATAGCGGGCCTTCCGGTTCCGTAGTAAATATACCCAATCCCGTGGCCATCCTGCACCTCGAAGATGTGAGCTATGAACTGACCTCCTTCCTCGCGAATGCCTATGCGGAGGTCGCCATCCTCCCCTACCTGAAATACCGGTTCAACCTGGGTTATACTACCTCCTTTGGCACGACAGATGATTATGTGCGCCGCCACGTAGCAGGTGATCTCTTCCAGCAAAAGACCAACGACATGAGCCGTGTACAGGAAAGGAACCAACTGGTATTGCTGGAGAACACCCTGAATTTTAACAGGGACTTTGGCAAGCATTCCATCCAGGCTTTGGCCGGCTACAGCTATCAAAAGACCCGCTACAATTACAACCGCATGGCGAAAACCAACCTGCCCGATGGTATCAAGGAACTGGATGCCGCATCAGGTACCGCAACTGTGGGTGGCAACAGTGCTGAAAGCGTACTGCTGTCTACGTTAGGCCGTGTGATCTATACTTACGATAACCGTTACCTGCTCACGGCCAGCTTCCGTCGCGATGGTTCCTCCCGCTTTGCGGCTTCCAACCGATATGGTAATTTCCCTTCTGTAGCTGTTGGCTGGAACATTCATAATGAACATTTCTGGCACGTAGACCCAAAGATTGTATCAGCCCTGAAACTGAGAGCCAGTTACGGTATCCTGGGTAACCAGGAAATAGGCGACTACCAGTATAGTGCTGCCATCGCTTCGAATATCAACTACGTGCTCGGTGCTACGCAGCAGAAATGGTTTGGCGCGATCCAGACCGCCTACGCCTCTCCCAACATCAAGTGGGAAAATACGGCTACTACCAACCTGGGTGTAGATGTCAGTTTCCTGAAAGGAGCACTGAATGCCAGCGTGGATTACTTCTTCAAGAAAACAACGGATGTATTACTGAATGTGCCGATCCCTGGCTCTGCCGGCGCATCTACCTCTCCTGTCGTGAATGCAGGTACCATCCAGAACAAAGGGATTGAACTCGGTATGAATTATACCAACCATATCGGTGCTTTCAATTATAATATATACGGTACTATCTCTGCCGTGAAAAACAAGGTGATCGAACTGGGTACCGGTACGCAACAGATCTTTGGTGGTCAGCCTACGCATCACGGCGCTTCTTCTACATTGACAGAAGCAGGTGGAGAAGTGACGGGGTTCTACCTGATCAAAGCGGAAGGGATCTTTCAGTCGCAAGAGGAAGTCAATGCCTACAAAGACAAGAACGGTAAGCTGATCCAGCCTTACGCGGCTCCTGGTGATATCAAATTCCTGGACGCCAATGGAGACGGCATCATCAGTAGTGCAGACCGCGTACACCTGGGCAGTCCCTTCCCGGATTTTGAATACGGTATCGGCTTCAATGTCTCTGCCCATCACTTCGACCTGAATGTATACCTGCAGGGTGTATCAGGTAATAAAATTTATAATGGTGTAAGACAGGATATGGAAGGAATGAACCTGGAATACAACTATGCCAAAACCACGCTGCAGGCATGGACGCCGGCGCACCATACCGATATGCCGAGAGCTGTGATTGATGATCCGAACCTGAACTCACAGACCTCTTCCCGCTTCCTGGAAAGTGGTTCATACCTGCGAATGAAAACCCTGCAACTGGGCTATACAGTTCCTGATTTCATCAATGCTAAGCTGCACACCACTTCCCTGAGAGCCTATGTAAGTGCAGACAATCTATTCACCATTACAAAATATAAGGGCTTCAATCCGGACCTTGGCCGTACCGGCACTATCCTTGACAGGGGCGTAGACTATGGTCATGTGGCGTATCCACTGGCCAGGGTATTGTCTGCCGGCATCCAATTATCCTTCTAA
- a CDS encoding EamA family transporter → MWRYYALLSALFAGLTAVLAKFGLQGINSNLATAIRTVVILVIAWGIVFAGGEAKDLQALTKRHLLFLTLSGVATGLSWIFYFKALAIGPVSKVAPIDKLSVAIAIVLSAVLLKESLDYKTVVGAVLIMAGTFVLIR, encoded by the coding sequence ATGTGGAGATATTACGCGCTTCTTTCGGCGCTTTTCGCAGGCCTTACCGCTGTTCTGGCCAAGTTCGGGTTACAGGGTATCAATAGTAACCTGGCTACTGCGATCCGAACTGTAGTGATCCTGGTTATTGCCTGGGGGATTGTGTTCGCAGGTGGGGAAGCGAAGGACCTGCAGGCATTGACAAAGCGGCATCTCTTATTTTTAACCCTGAGTGGTGTGGCCACAGGGCTTTCCTGGATCTTTTATTTCAAGGCGCTTGCGATTGGCCCGGTGTCGAAAGTGGCGCCGATCGATAAATTGAGTGTGGCGATAGCGATCGTGCTTTCTGCTGTCCTGCTCAAAGAAAGTCTCGATTATAAAACGGTTGTGGGGGCGGTACTGATTATGGCGGGCACCTTTGTGTTGATTCGGTAA
- a CDS encoding lipocalin family protein encodes MSKPSKLPIAFLAGAGVVAGLVLYKSLTSVSIPRGAKAVSPFDAEKYLGKWYEIARLDYKFEKNMNNVTATYSKNENGTIRVDNKGYNYKNQEWKESVGKAKFVGSPEVGRLKVSFFGPFYAGYNVIAVDDDYRYALVVGDNLNYMWILGRDTEIPEHIRENYLELARQIGFKTGELIWTDHSVV; translated from the coding sequence ATGTCAAAACCTTCAAAACTCCCCATCGCGTTCCTGGCAGGAGCTGGTGTTGTAGCCGGCCTGGTCCTTTATAAATCATTGACCAGTGTATCTATTCCCCGTGGCGCAAAAGCTGTAAGCCCTTTTGATGCAGAAAAGTACCTGGGTAAATGGTATGAAATAGCCCGCCTGGACTATAAGTTCGAGAAAAACATGAATAATGTGACGGCGACCTACAGTAAGAATGAAAATGGTACGATCCGGGTGGATAATAAGGGCTATAACTACAAAAACCAGGAATGGAAAGAAAGTGTGGGCAAGGCAAAATTTGTGGGTAGTCCGGAAGTAGGCAGGCTAAAGGTCTCCTTTTTCGGTCCGTTCTATGCGGGCTACAATGTGATTGCGGTGGACGACGACTATCGTTATGCCCTGGTGGTGGGCGATAACCTTAATTATATGTGGATCCTGGGCAGGGATACTGAAATTCCCGAACACATTAGAGAAAATTACCTGGAATTAGCGCGGCAAATCGGCTTCAAAACTGGTGAGCTGATATGGACAGACCATAGTGTGGTTTAG